In Labeo rohita strain BAU-BD-2019 chromosome 16, IGBB_LRoh.1.0, whole genome shotgun sequence, one DNA window encodes the following:
- the si:ch211-201o1.1 gene encoding NACHT, LRR and PYD domains-containing protein 12 isoform X1, with product MSAGENDDSSATMNSSKEDLHSERTKQERSDSPTSLSCVSLKSERSAPLPMNFSDEEQRNKERTTQGSSDSLTSLSCVSLKSERSAPLPLNFSDEEQRNKESKMCVEIPQEHAESTPAKGVCQHHHRDLEIFCKTDNMYICGICAGQEHQRHRKTYTAKPNVSDCKTLLYHVLGNMGLEDFKTFKIVLSKDYPECLGSELEELIVSDVAEKIAKCFGGETALRITLHFQANGNPLKKITEANKAKLRNECQHINEGNSSEGKQNLLKEIYTDLYMTEGGSEEINNEYEVLRDEMISQSRTSSPLTCNDIFKIPPGQNKQIRTVLTMGIGGIGKNVSVHKFILDWVDGIANQDIQIIIHLRFRDLNQKKGNCSLLQLIQQYAPQLKETNVKEMKVLFILDGLAVCQYPLDFDNNDQCADTNVEVPLDVLLTNLIKGNLLPSALLWITTRPSTANRIPPECVHQVTEIRGFNDNQKETYFRKKITDQKLANEIITHIKSCRSLYIMCHMPIFCWISATVLENMMKDENSDQIPRTLTEMFTRFLLIQISLKHKKFNGADADNPEKLSEFDKKLILDLGKLAFQQLEKGNWIFQEEDLKDGGLDVSKVSEYSVCTEIFREELGLYREKAYSFVHLSYQEYLAAIYAHFACVNNGKNVLDKDESTHLSDLHKCAVNKALESENGHLDLFLRFLLGLSVDPNCTLLQDLLTKDSSSKPCVDKKMTVHLIQETITQEQSPDRIINLFHCLNELNDNTLVKEIQTAMKSGTLMGSELEPEQWSALAYVLLKSGQELDEFDMKKFHTSTENHQRLLPVLRICKKARLNCNLSFESCGIVASALQSVNSPLRELDLSNNKLEKRGVNALLTGLTGPNCQLQTLSLAGCNFPSTSCPDLASALKSTNSHLRELDLSYTKISAPGMNKLCDGLISPHCRLQKLKLKRCWLTPRSCVYLASVLKCNLHLRELELTSNDLRDSGVEQLSIGLQDPQCKLEILGLSGCMITEEGCRSLALTLSSNTGQLRELDLSYNHPGDLGEKLLSAKKEDPNCKLEKLHVEKGGECRMKPGLKKYVCQLTVDRSTVHPRLKVSNGNKKISESTEEQKYPDHPDRFTLYPQAMCREPLTDRCYFEVECEGGVGVGVAYKTSDRRESIMGVKNTFPTLLCLDGKLKLWQDNEMTCEFPVYARSKRVGVYVDLEKGSLSYYSIHDKFSHLHTHRTTFEHCLYTGFIFLPDSSVTLCELT from the exons TAAAATGTGTGTGGAAATACCACAAGAGCATGCAGAGTCCACACCTGCCAAAGGAGTCTGTCAGCACCACCACAGAGACCTGGAGATTTTCTGTAAGACAGATAACATGTACATCTGTGGCATATGTGCTGGGCAAGAGCACCAACGACACAGGAAAACCTACACTGCG AAACCTAATGTGTCAGACTGTAAAACCCTGCTCTATCATGTCTTGGGAAACATGGGGTTAGAAgattttaaaacctttaaaatagTACTATCAAAGGATTACCCAGAGTGCTTAGGAAGTGAGCTGGAGGAGCTCATTGTCTCTGATGTTGCTGAGAAAATAGCAAAGTGCTTTGGAGGAGAAACAGCACTGAGAATCACGTTACACTTCCAGGCAAATG GTAATCCacttaaaaaaatcacagaagCCAATAAGGCAAAACTTCGGAATGAATGTCAGCATATAAACGAAGGAAATTCATCTGAAGGTAAACAGAATTTACTGAAGGAGATCTACACTGATCTGTACATGACAGAGGGTGGAAGTGAAgagattaataatgaatatgAAGTGTTGAGGGATGAAATGATTTCACAAAGCAGGACCAGCAGTCCTCTCACATGTAATGACATCTTTAAGATACCTCcaggacaaaacaaacaaatcagaacAGTCCTGACAATGGGCATAGGTGGCATTGGAAAGAATGTGTCGGTGCACAAATTCATTCTAGATTGGGTGGATGGAATAGCAAATCAAGATATTCAAATCATCATCCATCTACGATTTCGTGACCTCAACCAGAAAAAGGGGAACTGCAGTCTTCTACAGCTGATTCAACAATATGCTCCTCAACTGAAAGAAACCAATGTTAAAGAAATGaaagtgctttttattttagatggtTTAGCGGTCTGTCAGTATCCTCTTGATTTCGATAATAATGATCAATGTGCTGATACAAATGTGGAAGTTCCTTTGGATGTGCTGCTCACGAACCTCATCAAGGGAAATCTGCTCCCCTCAGCTCTCCTCTGGATAACCACACGGCCATCAACAGCCAATCGGATCCCTCCTGAATGTGTCCATCAGGTCACAGAGATTCGAGGGTTTAATGACAATCAAAAGGAAACATACTTCAGGAAGAAAATTACTGATCAGAAGCTGGCGAATGAAATCATCACACACATCAAATCATGTCGGAGCctctacatcatgtgccacatgcCCATCTTCTGCTGGATTTCTGCCACTGTGCTAGAAAATATGATGAAAGATGAAAACTCTGATCAAATACCCAGAACTTTGACTGAGATGTTCACTCGCTTCCTGCTCATTCAGATCAGCCTCAAACATAAGAAGTTCAATGGAGCTGATGCTGACAACCCAGAgaaactttctgaatttgacAAGAAATTAATTCTGGATCTTGGAAAACTGGCTTTCCAGCAACTGGAGAAGGGCAACTGGATTTTCCAAGAAGAGGATCTGAAAGATGGTGGCTTAGATGTCAGTAAGGTCTCAGAGTACTCAGTGTGCACAGAGATCTTCAGAGAAGAGCTGGGTTTGTACAGGGAGAAGGCCTAcagctttgttcatctgagcTACCAGGAGTATCTGGCAGCGATATATGCCCACTTTGCATGTGTTAATAATGGGAAAAATGTTCTTGACAAAGATGAATCAACACATCTTTCTGATTTGCATAAGTGTGCAGTAAACAAAGCTTTAGAGAGTGAAAATGGACATCTTGACCTCTTCCTTCGCTTTCTTTTGGGTCTTTCTGTTGATCCTAACTGCACTCTCCTGCAAGACCTTCTCACCAAAGACAGTTCAAGTAAACCCTGTGTagacaaaaaaatgacagtgcATTTAATCCAAGAGACAATAACACAGGAACAATCACCAGACAGAATCATCAATCTGTTTCACTGTTTAAATGAGCTGAATGACAACACTCTTGTTAAAGAAATCCAGACTGCTATGAAATCAGGAACGCTGATGGGTAGCGAGCTGGAGCCAGAGCAGTGGTCAGCTTTGGCTTATGTCTTGCTGAAATCTGGGCAGGAATTAGATGAGTTTGACATGAAGAAGTTCCACACATCAACAGAAAACCACCAAAGACTGCTGCcagtgctcaggatctgcaaaaaGGCCAG ATTGAATTGTAATCTCTCATTTGAGTCCTGTGGAATAGTGGCCTCAGCTTTACAGTCAGTCAACTCACCcttgagagagctggatctaaGCAACAATAAACTCGAAAAGCGTGGAGTGAATGCCCTCTTGACTGGTCTAACAGGTCCAAATTGTCAATTGCAAACACTCAG TCTTGCTGGCTGTAATTTCCCATCAACATCCTGTCCAGATTTGGCCTCAGCTCTCAAGTCAACAaactcacacctgagagaactggatctgagtTACACTAAGATAAGTGCTCCTGGAATGAATAAGCTCTGTGACGGACTAATTAGTCCGCACTGTAGACTTCAGAAACTCAA GTTAAAGCGGTGTTGGCTCACACCGAGAAGCTGTGTATATCTAGCATCAgttcttaaatgtaatttacactTGAGGGAGCTGGAGCTGACAAGCAATGATCTGCGGGATTCAGGAGTGGAGCAGCTTTCAATAGGACTACAGGATCCACAGTGTAAATTAGAGATACTCGG ACTGTCGGGGTGTATGATCACAGAGGAGGGCTGCCGTTCACTGGCCTTAACTCTCAGCTCAAACACTGGTCAactgagagaactggatctgagctacaaccACCCTGGAGACTTAGGAGAGAAACTGCTCTCAGCTAAAAAAGAGGATCCAAACTGTAAATTGGAGAAACTACA TGTTGAGAAAGGAGGAGAGTGCCGGATGAAACCAGGTCTGAAAAAAT ATGTCTGTCAGCTAACGGTGGATCGGAGCACAGTACATCCACGCCTGAAAGTGTCCAATGGAAACAAGAAAATATCGGAAAGTACAGAGGAGCAGAAATACCCTGATCATCCGGACAGATTCACACTGTATCCCCAGGCTATGTGCAGAGAGCCTCTGACTGATCGCTGTTACTTTGAGGTGGAGTGTGAGGGTGGAGTTGGAGTGGGAGTGGCCTATAAGACTTCAGATAGAAGAGAGAGTATAATGGGAGTTAAAAACACATTCCCTACTCTGCTCTGTCTGGATGGCAAACTGAAACTGTGGCAGGATAATGAGATGACTTGTGAGTTTCCTGTGTATGCTCGGTCTAAAAGAGTAGGAGTTTATGTGGACTTGGAAAAAGGAAGTCTGTCATATTACAGCATTCATGACAAATTCAGTCACCTGCACACACACCGCACTACATTCGAACACTGCTTATATACAGGGTTTATTTTTCTGCCGGACTCCTCAGTGACTCTGTGTGAGTTGACATAG
- the si:ch211-201o1.1 gene encoding NACHT, LRR and PYD domains-containing protein 12 isoform X2, producing the protein MSAGENDDSSATMNSSKEDLHSERTKQERSDSPTSLSCVSLKSERSAPLPMNFSDEEQRNKESKMCVEIPQEHAESTPAKGVCQHHHRDLEIFCKTDNMYICGICAGQEHQRHRKTYTAKPNVSDCKTLLYHVLGNMGLEDFKTFKIVLSKDYPECLGSELEELIVSDVAEKIAKCFGGETALRITLHFQANGNPLKKITEANKAKLRNECQHINEGNSSEGKQNLLKEIYTDLYMTEGGSEEINNEYEVLRDEMISQSRTSSPLTCNDIFKIPPGQNKQIRTVLTMGIGGIGKNVSVHKFILDWVDGIANQDIQIIIHLRFRDLNQKKGNCSLLQLIQQYAPQLKETNVKEMKVLFILDGLAVCQYPLDFDNNDQCADTNVEVPLDVLLTNLIKGNLLPSALLWITTRPSTANRIPPECVHQVTEIRGFNDNQKETYFRKKITDQKLANEIITHIKSCRSLYIMCHMPIFCWISATVLENMMKDENSDQIPRTLTEMFTRFLLIQISLKHKKFNGADADNPEKLSEFDKKLILDLGKLAFQQLEKGNWIFQEEDLKDGGLDVSKVSEYSVCTEIFREELGLYREKAYSFVHLSYQEYLAAIYAHFACVNNGKNVLDKDESTHLSDLHKCAVNKALESENGHLDLFLRFLLGLSVDPNCTLLQDLLTKDSSSKPCVDKKMTVHLIQETITQEQSPDRIINLFHCLNELNDNTLVKEIQTAMKSGTLMGSELEPEQWSALAYVLLKSGQELDEFDMKKFHTSTENHQRLLPVLRICKKARLNCNLSFESCGIVASALQSVNSPLRELDLSNNKLEKRGVNALLTGLTGPNCQLQTLSLAGCNFPSTSCPDLASALKSTNSHLRELDLSYTKISAPGMNKLCDGLISPHCRLQKLKLKRCWLTPRSCVYLASVLKCNLHLRELELTSNDLRDSGVEQLSIGLQDPQCKLEILGLSGCMITEEGCRSLALTLSSNTGQLRELDLSYNHPGDLGEKLLSAKKEDPNCKLEKLHVEKGGECRMKPGLKKYVCQLTVDRSTVHPRLKVSNGNKKISESTEEQKYPDHPDRFTLYPQAMCREPLTDRCYFEVECEGGVGVGVAYKTSDRRESIMGVKNTFPTLLCLDGKLKLWQDNEMTCEFPVYARSKRVGVYVDLEKGSLSYYSIHDKFSHLHTHRTTFEHCLYTGFIFLPDSSVTLCELT; encoded by the exons TAAAATGTGTGTGGAAATACCACAAGAGCATGCAGAGTCCACACCTGCCAAAGGAGTCTGTCAGCACCACCACAGAGACCTGGAGATTTTCTGTAAGACAGATAACATGTACATCTGTGGCATATGTGCTGGGCAAGAGCACCAACGACACAGGAAAACCTACACTGCG AAACCTAATGTGTCAGACTGTAAAACCCTGCTCTATCATGTCTTGGGAAACATGGGGTTAGAAgattttaaaacctttaaaatagTACTATCAAAGGATTACCCAGAGTGCTTAGGAAGTGAGCTGGAGGAGCTCATTGTCTCTGATGTTGCTGAGAAAATAGCAAAGTGCTTTGGAGGAGAAACAGCACTGAGAATCACGTTACACTTCCAGGCAAATG GTAATCCacttaaaaaaatcacagaagCCAATAAGGCAAAACTTCGGAATGAATGTCAGCATATAAACGAAGGAAATTCATCTGAAGGTAAACAGAATTTACTGAAGGAGATCTACACTGATCTGTACATGACAGAGGGTGGAAGTGAAgagattaataatgaatatgAAGTGTTGAGGGATGAAATGATTTCACAAAGCAGGACCAGCAGTCCTCTCACATGTAATGACATCTTTAAGATACCTCcaggacaaaacaaacaaatcagaacAGTCCTGACAATGGGCATAGGTGGCATTGGAAAGAATGTGTCGGTGCACAAATTCATTCTAGATTGGGTGGATGGAATAGCAAATCAAGATATTCAAATCATCATCCATCTACGATTTCGTGACCTCAACCAGAAAAAGGGGAACTGCAGTCTTCTACAGCTGATTCAACAATATGCTCCTCAACTGAAAGAAACCAATGTTAAAGAAATGaaagtgctttttattttagatggtTTAGCGGTCTGTCAGTATCCTCTTGATTTCGATAATAATGATCAATGTGCTGATACAAATGTGGAAGTTCCTTTGGATGTGCTGCTCACGAACCTCATCAAGGGAAATCTGCTCCCCTCAGCTCTCCTCTGGATAACCACACGGCCATCAACAGCCAATCGGATCCCTCCTGAATGTGTCCATCAGGTCACAGAGATTCGAGGGTTTAATGACAATCAAAAGGAAACATACTTCAGGAAGAAAATTACTGATCAGAAGCTGGCGAATGAAATCATCACACACATCAAATCATGTCGGAGCctctacatcatgtgccacatgcCCATCTTCTGCTGGATTTCTGCCACTGTGCTAGAAAATATGATGAAAGATGAAAACTCTGATCAAATACCCAGAACTTTGACTGAGATGTTCACTCGCTTCCTGCTCATTCAGATCAGCCTCAAACATAAGAAGTTCAATGGAGCTGATGCTGACAACCCAGAgaaactttctgaatttgacAAGAAATTAATTCTGGATCTTGGAAAACTGGCTTTCCAGCAACTGGAGAAGGGCAACTGGATTTTCCAAGAAGAGGATCTGAAAGATGGTGGCTTAGATGTCAGTAAGGTCTCAGAGTACTCAGTGTGCACAGAGATCTTCAGAGAAGAGCTGGGTTTGTACAGGGAGAAGGCCTAcagctttgttcatctgagcTACCAGGAGTATCTGGCAGCGATATATGCCCACTTTGCATGTGTTAATAATGGGAAAAATGTTCTTGACAAAGATGAATCAACACATCTTTCTGATTTGCATAAGTGTGCAGTAAACAAAGCTTTAGAGAGTGAAAATGGACATCTTGACCTCTTCCTTCGCTTTCTTTTGGGTCTTTCTGTTGATCCTAACTGCACTCTCCTGCAAGACCTTCTCACCAAAGACAGTTCAAGTAAACCCTGTGTagacaaaaaaatgacagtgcATTTAATCCAAGAGACAATAACACAGGAACAATCACCAGACAGAATCATCAATCTGTTTCACTGTTTAAATGAGCTGAATGACAACACTCTTGTTAAAGAAATCCAGACTGCTATGAAATCAGGAACGCTGATGGGTAGCGAGCTGGAGCCAGAGCAGTGGTCAGCTTTGGCTTATGTCTTGCTGAAATCTGGGCAGGAATTAGATGAGTTTGACATGAAGAAGTTCCACACATCAACAGAAAACCACCAAAGACTGCTGCcagtgctcaggatctgcaaaaaGGCCAG ATTGAATTGTAATCTCTCATTTGAGTCCTGTGGAATAGTGGCCTCAGCTTTACAGTCAGTCAACTCACCcttgagagagctggatctaaGCAACAATAAACTCGAAAAGCGTGGAGTGAATGCCCTCTTGACTGGTCTAACAGGTCCAAATTGTCAATTGCAAACACTCAG TCTTGCTGGCTGTAATTTCCCATCAACATCCTGTCCAGATTTGGCCTCAGCTCTCAAGTCAACAaactcacacctgagagaactggatctgagtTACACTAAGATAAGTGCTCCTGGAATGAATAAGCTCTGTGACGGACTAATTAGTCCGCACTGTAGACTTCAGAAACTCAA GTTAAAGCGGTGTTGGCTCACACCGAGAAGCTGTGTATATCTAGCATCAgttcttaaatgtaatttacactTGAGGGAGCTGGAGCTGACAAGCAATGATCTGCGGGATTCAGGAGTGGAGCAGCTTTCAATAGGACTACAGGATCCACAGTGTAAATTAGAGATACTCGG ACTGTCGGGGTGTATGATCACAGAGGAGGGCTGCCGTTCACTGGCCTTAACTCTCAGCTCAAACACTGGTCAactgagagaactggatctgagctacaaccACCCTGGAGACTTAGGAGAGAAACTGCTCTCAGCTAAAAAAGAGGATCCAAACTGTAAATTGGAGAAACTACA TGTTGAGAAAGGAGGAGAGTGCCGGATGAAACCAGGTCTGAAAAAAT ATGTCTGTCAGCTAACGGTGGATCGGAGCACAGTACATCCACGCCTGAAAGTGTCCAATGGAAACAAGAAAATATCGGAAAGTACAGAGGAGCAGAAATACCCTGATCATCCGGACAGATTCACACTGTATCCCCAGGCTATGTGCAGAGAGCCTCTGACTGATCGCTGTTACTTTGAGGTGGAGTGTGAGGGTGGAGTTGGAGTGGGAGTGGCCTATAAGACTTCAGATAGAAGAGAGAGTATAATGGGAGTTAAAAACACATTCCCTACTCTGCTCTGTCTGGATGGCAAACTGAAACTGTGGCAGGATAATGAGATGACTTGTGAGTTTCCTGTGTATGCTCGGTCTAAAAGAGTAGGAGTTTATGTGGACTTGGAAAAAGGAAGTCTGTCATATTACAGCATTCATGACAAATTCAGTCACCTGCACACACACCGCACTACATTCGAACACTGCTTATATACAGGGTTTATTTTTCTGCCGGACTCCTCAGTGACTCTGTGTGAGTTGACATAG
- the si:ch211-201o1.1 gene encoding NACHT, LRR and PYD domains-containing protein 12 isoform X3 translates to MNYKMCVEIPQEHAESTPAKGVCQHHHRDLEIFCKTDNMYICGICAGQEHQRHRKTYTAKPNVSDCKTLLYHVLGNMGLEDFKTFKIVLSKDYPECLGSELEELIVSDVAEKIAKCFGGETALRITLHFQANGNPLKKITEANKAKLRNECQHINEGNSSEGKQNLLKEIYTDLYMTEGGSEEINNEYEVLRDEMISQSRTSSPLTCNDIFKIPPGQNKQIRTVLTMGIGGIGKNVSVHKFILDWVDGIANQDIQIIIHLRFRDLNQKKGNCSLLQLIQQYAPQLKETNVKEMKVLFILDGLAVCQYPLDFDNNDQCADTNVEVPLDVLLTNLIKGNLLPSALLWITTRPSTANRIPPECVHQVTEIRGFNDNQKETYFRKKITDQKLANEIITHIKSCRSLYIMCHMPIFCWISATVLENMMKDENSDQIPRTLTEMFTRFLLIQISLKHKKFNGADADNPEKLSEFDKKLILDLGKLAFQQLEKGNWIFQEEDLKDGGLDVSKVSEYSVCTEIFREELGLYREKAYSFVHLSYQEYLAAIYAHFACVNNGKNVLDKDESTHLSDLHKCAVNKALESENGHLDLFLRFLLGLSVDPNCTLLQDLLTKDSSSKPCVDKKMTVHLIQETITQEQSPDRIINLFHCLNELNDNTLVKEIQTAMKSGTLMGSELEPEQWSALAYVLLKSGQELDEFDMKKFHTSTENHQRLLPVLRICKKARLNCNLSFESCGIVASALQSVNSPLRELDLSNNKLEKRGVNALLTGLTGPNCQLQTLSLAGCNFPSTSCPDLASALKSTNSHLRELDLSYTKISAPGMNKLCDGLISPHCRLQKLKLKRCWLTPRSCVYLASVLKCNLHLRELELTSNDLRDSGVEQLSIGLQDPQCKLEILGLSGCMITEEGCRSLALTLSSNTGQLRELDLSYNHPGDLGEKLLSAKKEDPNCKLEKLHVEKGGECRMKPGLKKYVCQLTVDRSTVHPRLKVSNGNKKISESTEEQKYPDHPDRFTLYPQAMCREPLTDRCYFEVECEGGVGVGVAYKTSDRRESIMGVKNTFPTLLCLDGKLKLWQDNEMTCEFPVYARSKRVGVYVDLEKGSLSYYSIHDKFSHLHTHRTTFEHCLYTGFIFLPDSSVTLCELT, encoded by the exons TAAAATGTGTGTGGAAATACCACAAGAGCATGCAGAGTCCACACCTGCCAAAGGAGTCTGTCAGCACCACCACAGAGACCTGGAGATTTTCTGTAAGACAGATAACATGTACATCTGTGGCATATGTGCTGGGCAAGAGCACCAACGACACAGGAAAACCTACACTGCG AAACCTAATGTGTCAGACTGTAAAACCCTGCTCTATCATGTCTTGGGAAACATGGGGTTAGAAgattttaaaacctttaaaatagTACTATCAAAGGATTACCCAGAGTGCTTAGGAAGTGAGCTGGAGGAGCTCATTGTCTCTGATGTTGCTGAGAAAATAGCAAAGTGCTTTGGAGGAGAAACAGCACTGAGAATCACGTTACACTTCCAGGCAAATG GTAATCCacttaaaaaaatcacagaagCCAATAAGGCAAAACTTCGGAATGAATGTCAGCATATAAACGAAGGAAATTCATCTGAAGGTAAACAGAATTTACTGAAGGAGATCTACACTGATCTGTACATGACAGAGGGTGGAAGTGAAgagattaataatgaatatgAAGTGTTGAGGGATGAAATGATTTCACAAAGCAGGACCAGCAGTCCTCTCACATGTAATGACATCTTTAAGATACCTCcaggacaaaacaaacaaatcagaacAGTCCTGACAATGGGCATAGGTGGCATTGGAAAGAATGTGTCGGTGCACAAATTCATTCTAGATTGGGTGGATGGAATAGCAAATCAAGATATTCAAATCATCATCCATCTACGATTTCGTGACCTCAACCAGAAAAAGGGGAACTGCAGTCTTCTACAGCTGATTCAACAATATGCTCCTCAACTGAAAGAAACCAATGTTAAAGAAATGaaagtgctttttattttagatggtTTAGCGGTCTGTCAGTATCCTCTTGATTTCGATAATAATGATCAATGTGCTGATACAAATGTGGAAGTTCCTTTGGATGTGCTGCTCACGAACCTCATCAAGGGAAATCTGCTCCCCTCAGCTCTCCTCTGGATAACCACACGGCCATCAACAGCCAATCGGATCCCTCCTGAATGTGTCCATCAGGTCACAGAGATTCGAGGGTTTAATGACAATCAAAAGGAAACATACTTCAGGAAGAAAATTACTGATCAGAAGCTGGCGAATGAAATCATCACACACATCAAATCATGTCGGAGCctctacatcatgtgccacatgcCCATCTTCTGCTGGATTTCTGCCACTGTGCTAGAAAATATGATGAAAGATGAAAACTCTGATCAAATACCCAGAACTTTGACTGAGATGTTCACTCGCTTCCTGCTCATTCAGATCAGCCTCAAACATAAGAAGTTCAATGGAGCTGATGCTGACAACCCAGAgaaactttctgaatttgacAAGAAATTAATTCTGGATCTTGGAAAACTGGCTTTCCAGCAACTGGAGAAGGGCAACTGGATTTTCCAAGAAGAGGATCTGAAAGATGGTGGCTTAGATGTCAGTAAGGTCTCAGAGTACTCAGTGTGCACAGAGATCTTCAGAGAAGAGCTGGGTTTGTACAGGGAGAAGGCCTAcagctttgttcatctgagcTACCAGGAGTATCTGGCAGCGATATATGCCCACTTTGCATGTGTTAATAATGGGAAAAATGTTCTTGACAAAGATGAATCAACACATCTTTCTGATTTGCATAAGTGTGCAGTAAACAAAGCTTTAGAGAGTGAAAATGGACATCTTGACCTCTTCCTTCGCTTTCTTTTGGGTCTTTCTGTTGATCCTAACTGCACTCTCCTGCAAGACCTTCTCACCAAAGACAGTTCAAGTAAACCCTGTGTagacaaaaaaatgacagtgcATTTAATCCAAGAGACAATAACACAGGAACAATCACCAGACAGAATCATCAATCTGTTTCACTGTTTAAATGAGCTGAATGACAACACTCTTGTTAAAGAAATCCAGACTGCTATGAAATCAGGAACGCTGATGGGTAGCGAGCTGGAGCCAGAGCAGTGGTCAGCTTTGGCTTATGTCTTGCTGAAATCTGGGCAGGAATTAGATGAGTTTGACATGAAGAAGTTCCACACATCAACAGAAAACCACCAAAGACTGCTGCcagtgctcaggatctgcaaaaaGGCCAG ATTGAATTGTAATCTCTCATTTGAGTCCTGTGGAATAGTGGCCTCAGCTTTACAGTCAGTCAACTCACCcttgagagagctggatctaaGCAACAATAAACTCGAAAAGCGTGGAGTGAATGCCCTCTTGACTGGTCTAACAGGTCCAAATTGTCAATTGCAAACACTCAG TCTTGCTGGCTGTAATTTCCCATCAACATCCTGTCCAGATTTGGCCTCAGCTCTCAAGTCAACAaactcacacctgagagaactggatctgagtTACACTAAGATAAGTGCTCCTGGAATGAATAAGCTCTGTGACGGACTAATTAGTCCGCACTGTAGACTTCAGAAACTCAA GTTAAAGCGGTGTTGGCTCACACCGAGAAGCTGTGTATATCTAGCATCAgttcttaaatgtaatttacactTGAGGGAGCTGGAGCTGACAAGCAATGATCTGCGGGATTCAGGAGTGGAGCAGCTTTCAATAGGACTACAGGATCCACAGTGTAAATTAGAGATACTCGG ACTGTCGGGGTGTATGATCACAGAGGAGGGCTGCCGTTCACTGGCCTTAACTCTCAGCTCAAACACTGGTCAactgagagaactggatctgagctacaaccACCCTGGAGACTTAGGAGAGAAACTGCTCTCAGCTAAAAAAGAGGATCCAAACTGTAAATTGGAGAAACTACA TGTTGAGAAAGGAGGAGAGTGCCGGATGAAACCAGGTCTGAAAAAAT ATGTCTGTCAGCTAACGGTGGATCGGAGCACAGTACATCCACGCCTGAAAGTGTCCAATGGAAACAAGAAAATATCGGAAAGTACAGAGGAGCAGAAATACCCTGATCATCCGGACAGATTCACACTGTATCCCCAGGCTATGTGCAGAGAGCCTCTGACTGATCGCTGTTACTTTGAGGTGGAGTGTGAGGGTGGAGTTGGAGTGGGAGTGGCCTATAAGACTTCAGATAGAAGAGAGAGTATAATGGGAGTTAAAAACACATTCCCTACTCTGCTCTGTCTGGATGGCAAACTGAAACTGTGGCAGGATAATGAGATGACTTGTGAGTTTCCTGTGTATGCTCGGTCTAAAAGAGTAGGAGTTTATGTGGACTTGGAAAAAGGAAGTCTGTCATATTACAGCATTCATGACAAATTCAGTCACCTGCACACACACCGCACTACATTCGAACACTGCTTATATACAGGGTTTATTTTTCTGCCGGACTCCTCAGTGACTCTGTGTGAGTTGACATAG